The sequence GGTCGCTTTGATGTGCCTTTTGCAACAGCGATCAGCCTGAGTGTTGAAACCTATGCTGCAGATGACTGTCCGATGTGCAGCGAAGGTCTGCTGCCACCGGTTAAACCGGGAAGCAGGGGTGCAGCCTGAAACAGGCAGTCCCGATAAAGGCGCTTGTGATCAAGGGCACGGCAGTTTGGCCGTTGCCTGTTACGTTTGTCCCTCGGTCAATATAAGGAGTTTAAATGAGTAAACCTGTGCTGCGATGTTTCCCGTTTGGTGGAGTCGGTGAGTTTGGCAAAAACATGATGGTATATGCCATCGATGATGATGCCGTGATTGTCGATTGCGGCATGGGTTTTCCTGATGCAGGTCAGCATGGTGTTGATGTCGTGGTGCCGGATATATCATCCCTGCATGAACTTGGGTTGAATATCCACGCTCTGCTTATCACCCATGGCCATGAGGATCATATTGGCGGCCTTCCGCACCTGTTGCCGCGCCTTGGCCTGCCTGTTTATGCTACAGAGGTGACGCTGGCACTGATCAAGGCAAAGCTCTCCGAGCGCGGCTACAAAGGTGATCTTCGCAAGCTTCCGGATGACGGGAGGATGGTGAAGGTCGGACCATTCAAGGTTGAGGGTGTACCGGTAACTCACTCGATTATGGATGCGGTCTCCATCGCGATTCACACCTCACTCGGCATTATTGTCCATACCGGCGATTTCAAGATTGACCCGGCACCGATCGATGGTCGTACCACTGCCATCCATCGATTCTCTCAGCTGGGTGATAAGGGTGTGTTGCTTCTGGCATCTGACTCTACCAATGCGACGCGCTCCGGTAGCGGCCCATCCGAGCGTGTTGTGGGGCCCGCACTGAAGCAGGCCGTTTCCCAGTGCAGTGGCAAGGTGATAGTCACAACATTTGCCTCCAACATGTTCCGTATCCAGCAGATTGTTGATGCGGCTGTGGCCAATGGCCGCAGGGTGGCCGTTGCTGGGCGCAGCCTGGAACGGCATATGGATATCACCAGTACGCTTAAGCGCCTGACTATTCCGGCTGGCACCCTGATTGACATCAAACAGTCTTCAAATATCCCTGATGATAAGCTCCTGATTATTGCGACAGGCTCGCAGGGTGAATCGAGGGCGGCACTGGCCCGCCTAGCGCAGAACAGGTTTACAGGGCTCAAGCTTGGCCATGGTGACCTGGTCATCTTTTCATCAAGCAATATTCCAGGTAACGAACGCATTATCGCCGGCCTCTACAATCATATCTACCGCTGCGGTGCCCGGATCCTGCACTCAGGTCAGGCCTCCCTGCACGTTTCCGGCCATGCACAGGCGCATGAGTTGAAGATGATGATACAGTTAACCAGACCCAGTTATTTTTACCCTGTGCACGGCGAATACCGAAACCTGATTGAACACCGCGACCTGGCAGTATCGACCGGCGTTGCCTTTGACCATACGGTGATTGCCGAGAAT comes from Mariprofundus aestuarium and encodes:
- a CDS encoding ribonuclease J, producing MSKPVLRCFPFGGVGEFGKNMMVYAIDDDAVIVDCGMGFPDAGQHGVDVVVPDISSLHELGLNIHALLITHGHEDHIGGLPHLLPRLGLPVYATEVTLALIKAKLSERGYKGDLRKLPDDGRMVKVGPFKVEGVPVTHSIMDAVSIAIHTSLGIIVHTGDFKIDPAPIDGRTTAIHRFSQLGDKGVLLLASDSTNATRSGSGPSERVVGPALKQAVSQCSGKVIVTTFASNMFRIQQIVDAAVANGRRVAVAGRSLERHMDITSTLKRLTIPAGTLIDIKQSSNIPDDKLLIIATGSQGESRAALARLAQNRFTGLKLGHGDLVIFSSSNIPGNERIIAGLYNHIYRCGARILHSGQASLHVSGHAQAHELKMMIQLTRPSYFYPVHGEYRNLIEHRDLAVSTGVAFDHTVIAENGQSVIVDEEGVKQGPDFHAGAVFVDGDARDEIDGIVLRDRRVLADDGMISAFVLLSKHEGKLLGEPELVARGVLHEDVSDEVLAAAGKALRQFLESMDKEWLADMDAAKEEVRIFLRRWCKKHIGRRPMVLPIVLAL